In Salvelinus sp. IW2-2015 linkage group LG8, ASM291031v2, whole genome shotgun sequence, the sequence ACTTACTGCTCAGactccacttcctgtctctcctattCTATTTCCCTTCAAACAAGAAGAGAAACTCTGTCAGATCCTTAACATGTCTTCTCTTGAATGTCTTGGAGTGTCAGGCTCTTGTGCATCAGTTGGTGGTTGCTCTTGAAATATACTTTGGAAGTTCCTGCCAAAAAGAAAGTGTTGGGTCCTTTTGAGGGCTGAGCTATGATGAATGATTTAGACTTCCTTCTGTTAagtttctccctctcccacactGTGGGGGTTGGAGAGCTCAGGAAAATATGCCTTTGTGTGGTAGAGAGAGCAGTAATGAGGTGGGATGAGTTGCATCCAGGCAAAGCCGAGCCATATGTTTGTCTAAAGGTACTCTCTTAGTGGTTTCGTATGCCATATGTCAGTGTTGCGGCATGCCATGCCAGTGTTTTTCTTTGCTCCCTTGCTCCATCAAGcgctgagtgtgagtgtgtgtgtgtggtaaacggTAAATGAGTGCCAGTCGGCAGCCACTAGGCTTTAGGCACCGGCCTTGGCCCTTaaatttccctctctcctcttcccttgcCCTTCTGACTAACCACCCCTGACAGGGGAAGCGCAGAGAGGTAGGCTGTCGGCTGCGGGGCAAATTTAAACAAACGAGAGAAATAAAAGGGGACGCAAGATACAAAAGGGAAGAACTGACAGCTTTGGTGGGGGAGAATAATTACAGTCCATAGTGAAATTAGCACACTCCAATGAAGGAcaagaatggagggagggaggggaggaaaaagagcGGGACCACTAATATCTCTTCAGGACCTCAGGAAGATGCTGYGGATTGTACATGGGGCTTAACAGGAGTAACAAATTCAAGGAAGTAGTAATTTTCTGCAGCTGTTGCCGATGCAGTTACTGCTTTTTATATCAGAAATATGAGAGACGTTGGCCAACTGGGAGTGCATCCAGAATGCGTAGtttagagatggagagggagatgaaggagagagagagcgaagcggACTCCCGGTCTACTGAACTGAACACATCTCCGAcgtttccctgtctctctcaaaaCTACAGAGAAACTCCCTGGAGGAATGGCTTTActggtaactgtgtgtgtgtgtttagtctctTAGCGCATCCTGTAAATCAAGCATAAAGCTGTGTGTATAAGCTCTTAGCATTTAGACAAATGGGTCCCAATTTCAGTGAATAGGAGCATTAATGGTTAGAAGGGAGGCAGAAGCGGTGCGGAGTGCATTAGGAACCACTGATGGAGATTGAATAGACCCTTTCCTATCCTAAAAAcagcacttcctctctctctctcacactagtgctgagcgattagtgctttttgaggtcggtttcgGTTCgatcattaaaaaaacaaaacacaaaatgcgTTACGAAATAATGACGTTACTATGATTTCAGAGCTTATTAATGGAACTTCCAAAGCCCCAAATGGTGAGCATTCAAAATATTGATAATATTCTATTGTCTCTGATCAGGTAGACCTCAATAGGAAATGACTATGACATAKaatatttcagttgtttatatTACTTTGTTTTATTTGACTGCTTTATTCTTTTTAATTCCTTTCATTTTtaatctcatctctgctcaggcaatagtagtcagccagccaggccatctgTTGTTCTCCTCATACAGgactgtctttagtcatcctatttagctagcctgcctaAGAATGCTGTAGAGGTGCCTGACaatcattttactagttcttcaaagtagatgaGGAATACTTTCCAGAACTGTCTCTGTCCcttgttgtgtacattcctctctcatacGGTCTGTGTATATCtaaacctaacgtagcaggcgtaaaattgTATCCGTCCAGAGATCTGTTTTATAATGGTGATATGCTCATGTCGCCGCCCTAACAAGGGGtgttgttgtcccaaaggcgggaaggcaggttGCAAGTTTAGCttcaaaataagcccatagaaatgcattgggctGATTTTGGCGAGTGAAAAAGCTGGCGcagtggattatggtcattgtagttaattaccacgtttctgtGCTGAACTAAGTTGAATATTTGCTTAGTGAACACTACAACGCCCTTCAGCCTAGCATCCCARatagttcttgacttgatttcATTCGTGAATGATTTGAGAAACAGCGTGTTGGgctcacacaaaaaaataaatggaattcaagtaattgaactgaTGTCGTTCAATTTGTTGTTTAATAATTGAAAGAAATTAAATATGATGATTAAtcgctcagcacacacacacacacacacacaaactttagcACATCTGCAGGCTCCACTGTTGAAACCTTAAAGCCGGACCATCAGCCAGACGGCTGGCTGAAGGATCACTGCATGCCTATCAGGCTGGTGCTGCTGGTCTAATTGTGATAAATGATAGCTGTTCCgctgtctgtcactctctcttcgcACATTGCACTGCCTGCCTCAGATGTGTGGAGGGCTTCACCCCAGCAGCTCCCGATCCATAACATCGGCCTGTATCTTCAACAAAGAAATGCTGAAGTTTTCACTGAATATGTAAAGGGTAAACACATTTGCTTTGATGCAGTGGATGTTTTGAAAGTTAGTGACATCTAGTATATCCCTGAGGCCCTCTAACTGTGAATGGTCKGCCTCTGATCCTGTCTTCTCCAATGTTGTGGTGACAGGCTGCCAATACCCTCCCACACATGGCCAATAAAGTGTCCGAGCCTGTGAGTATGAAACACTTTATTACAGTTTAGAAGCTGTCCTGGAGGTGTAGCTGACGAGCTGTGGAAGAGCTTTCACAgtacacacactgactcacaccaTGGTATTATGTCTGAGTCCCATATGACGCAGATCATGTCTGTGTGGAACCAGTACTGAGGATTGTAGCTCCTTGAAAAGCGAGGCACTTCTTCGCTGTACATCTCTCACTRCGCCCCAGCCCTGAGCCTTCTCTCTCCCTCGGATAACCAAATACTACAGGCTGGCAGGACCCAGGGGTGGATAAATCATCCCTTTAACCAAAGTGAGCTAATTGAATGAGTTACTGATGTGATTGCCTTGGCTGGTCCACAGAGCATGGGGTGTATGTGTTGTTTTTAGTTTGTTCGTCTGTGTGAGGCCAACGGTCTTCACTCTTCAGTGCTAAATGCTTCCCTGACTGGGGAGTTCTGATAGCTCGGCTTCAGCTGTTAAGCTGTCTCAGTCTGGACAGCTTCTAGAGTTCATGGGAGATGAAGGAAGGGCCCAGAGAGGTCTCTGTGGGATCCAGACTGACGTGTGACACGGAGTGGCTGTGGGAGCGGGACATTGTGTGGTTGCGAGAGGGTGGCCTGGGGGTGGTTTTGGCTTGGGCTTGGACTTCTGTCTGCTCTGAGCTCTGGGTTGCCAGGGTGGAGTCCATACTTGACTCTACTCCCGCACCGGCCCCCATCCCGGTCCCCCTGCTCCCACCTTGCTTGTGCCTCTCCCAGGCAGAGCTCAGCTTCACAGCCAGGGCCAGCAGGTTCTTCCCCAGGAACACTGTCGAGACCCGGGGGTCCCTGTACCACAGCATGCCTGTGCCCCTGAGGGCCATTGTGAACACGTTGATGGTGACCAGGCTAAGCCAGGGGTACAGGGCCTCCTTACGGGGCCCCCTCTGTCCCGGCAGGGCTGCAGCCCCCAGCTCTGTGAGGGCCACgcagggcagcagcagcagcagggcgTAGCAATAGAAGAACACCAGGCCTTCGGCCCACAGGGGCACCCCCAGGTCAGTGGCCCCTGTGTGGGCTTCCCACAGCCCGGCCTGCAAGTCCAGAACATCCAGCAGGTCCACCACCACCCAGAGCAGCCTCCCCCGCACTTCCTGCTTCCTCCTCAGGGGCGTCATGTTGTCAGCCCCAGTCAGGATGAGGAACAGGGAGGGCAGGCAGACTGACAGCAGCAAGGTGAGCGTCTTCCTGGCCAGGGGGTCGGGCGGTCGGCGTTCCGTACGGTAGTTCTGGCAGACAAAGAAGAGTTTGAGCTGGAGCAGGGACAGGAAGAGGAACCAGAGTGCGTTGGCAAAGCCTCGGCGAGGCGAGGGCGCTTCAGACACCACTCCCGCCGACACGAAACGCAGAGCCAGCAGGAAGCCCAGGTCACCTAGCAACACAGCAGCGCACGGCCACACGCCGGGCCCGGCCTTGCCACGGGctcccagcatgctctgctccAGCAGGTAGAGGTCAACCACTGCCATGGTGCTCACCGTGACCAGGGTAGATACGCACACCTGGGGCGTAGGCACCATGCCTGGTAGAGGAACACAGAAACATGACAAAGCTGAGAGAAGGGAAATAATACAAAATAGAGGAACTGTTTTGTTCCCGTCTAGACTCTGACCTCATTCATTTACCAAAGTGAATTTCACTTGCGTGATAGACAAAAGCTTTCTTCACGACTCTTGTCTACTTAAGTGATGCTAGTTATTCTTTTTTGCTTGTTGCTATGGATAAAGATKATTTTGATGCCAGTTCAGCAGTGAGCTTTGGGTCAAAGACTGTTCTTCCCTGGTCATACATCCTGAGGAGAGGTGTTAGTTCTCACTCCTCTGCGGCTTTTTAATTTAAATGGGTCTCTTCGGCGATGAAAGTTTCAACCCCTCCCGGCGCCTTGGCTAAAACTCTTGAGTATTACCCAGGTTTCCTTCCAGGGTGTTTTGCTTGGGTGGTCTTAACTTATTCATTATTAATTAATTGTGTTAAAGTGCAGtaaatctttttttccccttcctgTTTACTCGGCCGGTCTGATTCTCATTGTTGCTGCCTGCCGCAGTCTTAAATTGGCAGAAAATTGCCTTCTCATTTGGGCCGAATATTAATAACGTCTCTTATTAATATTTATTCTGAGATGTTTTTGACGGTAATTGCTTGTGTGTTCAtgagcacacgtgtgtgtgtgtgtgtaagccatTCTAATTGGCAAATTTTGTGCCATATTTCAGCAGTGAACAGTATAAAACCCCAGTATTGATTGGGAGTGTGAAATTATCAGACTTRACGGTGAAATCGAACACGCCTCTCCTTATCGTATTGAGGAGCCAGGAGAGCTGAGGGGTGTCGGCCATCTGACTAGCACCGCCGAGGGTGTKAACCCCTCCATGAGATCTGGCATTTTAATATGAAATCATTACCACCTCAGATATCCCATAATGGCAACATTTGAGTGTGTGATCGAGCGAAACGATTGTGGGCTCCGCGGCCATAWGGGAACAGAGCTAATAACGTGTGTTTATGTTCGCTTCTGACTGACGACAGGCATCAATCTTTTCAATGCACCGCTCATCTGAGCCCTGTCATCCACTGAGCGAGAGGGACTGTCAAAGGGTCTGCAGGAGAGACTTGGGAGTGGGGATTGAAAGTAAGAGATATGCTCTTGGCTGTCTACATGCCTAATAAAGTATTACTGCATGATGGTAATAGTTCATAAATTAACTCTGCTTGGAGAGAGTTGGAGGGGAGATGAGATGAAAGCCAAAAGTGATGAAGAGGAAGCTGCAGACAGAAAGATGTTGACGCAGGCAGCTAAAAAAGACATGGCATCTTACGCCTGCTCTGTGTATGAATAGATTTAAATGTATTCATCACCAGGGATCAGAAGAAATTAAACACTTTAATATCTGGAACAGAGGAGTGAAAAATGGATGGGTGAGAAAAAGACCTCGACTAATCCTCCTAGGGGCATGGTGAGGAAACGAAGAGGGGCACAAATGTCAGCTTCACTAATATCTGATTATCATACAGGGCTTTTTTTGTTTCACTGCGTCCTGATTATCAGTGCTGGAATTGAATGGATTCTAGTGTACCAATCCGCTGACTGAGAATATTGGAATTGAAAATGGTGTTTTATCTGAAcaaacccccaccccccaccacccaAACTGCAGTCAGTGGAAGGAGAAAGGTAGTCTGCCACCCCAGACAGTGTGTTTGCCTTTCTCATTCCCAACACGCCTGTTGGCAATTCTATATGCGTCTTAAATTGTACCCTGGAACCCTGGTGTTCCTCTGTcagcctgtgtttgtgttgtgacgGCTTGTCAACGCACATTGATTTTGTTCTGAGTGAGCGGCCCAGATGACTGCCGTGTGTCCACTCTGCTCATCAATAATGACCAAATTCATCATCCCTATCATTAGAAAGCCGTACTGTAACTGACAGGCTGATTCAAGCTATTCCGCTGCAAGTGTAAGGAATGGGCCTGTAAAGGTGGACAGGTAAACATTTTGTTTGTGATTTTTCAGCCGAATGTGTACAAGGACAAAAAGACTTCCTTCTTGTTTGTTATGCGTGTCGTGTGTATTGTGAAGAAAGGAGTGTTTTCGCCKATCACCCAGGTAATCTGTTGTGGCTTTCAAATGAGCTCCCCTATACACATGGAGACACACATACCCCGTCTGTTTTCCTCTCTAATATTGGTGGTCTGCCAGGTGTGCTGGGAGGCAGGTAAAAGGAAGATTAATTGCTCTAGACTTATAATTCATATAAAAACATCCCCAGGATATTTGTCTTACTACAAACTACATCCAATGTAATCTTACCCAACAGGAGGGGAGATAGCCCCATGTACAACTTAGGCAAGACTGAGCTATGTGAAAGCCTGAGGGGCTTGCTTGTTAAGAGAGAAAAAGGGATTTGTCTTCAATTAAACTAAATTCATTTATGGAGGTAAAACCTGGAGGGAAAAAAACGTCCAACTAATGGATGGAATAGTATTGGCAAATCGTGTCTCATCCAGGTGACTGAGTTGCCATCCAGCAGTAACATCTGATGTCTCATGAGGCATTTGCACCCCTATGGGAACAGCTATTACATGTGTAGTAGGGGTTGGATAGGTA encodes:
- the LOC111967458 gene encoding transmembrane protein 121-like encodes the protein MVPTPQVCVSTLVTVSTMAVVDLYLLEQSMLGARGKAGPGVWPCAAVLLGDLGFLLALRFVSAGVVSEAPSPRRGFANALWFLFLSLLQLKLFFVCQNYRTERRPPDPLARKTLTLLLSVCLPSLFLILTGADNMTPLRRKQEVRGRLLWVVVDLLDVLDLQAGLWEAHTGATDLGVPLWAEGLVFFYCYALLLLLPCVALTELGAAALPGQRGPRKEALYPWLSLVTINVFTMALRGTGMLWYRDPRVSTVFLGKNLLALAVKLSSAWERHKQGGSRGTGMGAGAGVESSMDSTLATQSSEQTEVQAQAKTTPRPPSRNHTMSRSHSHSVSHVSLDPTETSLGPSFISHEL